gtCTTCCTAACTGCTTAAtaccttaaaataaaataaaaagttacaaAACGGGTTGATTTTCTTCTACCATATAACACTCGTATTTTACCTAacgaaactaaaaatattaaatattatattatgtaataatttctTCTAAACAAATATGCAAGAAATTAAAGGTTGAAATTAATTCATTGCCGAAGTAAAAGAAAATAGTGAAATATGTTGACAGAAAAAGggtaattttttttcagaatctTGTTtaggaaattaaattaaatttcattagTAAGAAAATTTGATATAGACTAATATAACAAGAACAATGAAGAAATGGTGTTGACTAATGACCAACatcattaataattaagaaatgCTATTGACAAATGactaaactaattaataataatttattgcaTCTGTATATTTTCTTGACTggaatttattgttttttttggtaatcaatttatttttttcatttaagaAAAAGAGCTTCATATTCCCTTTATTCTACTTCGAAATTTTCTTCAGTCAGATTTTTTGCGATACAGATTCATCCTTTGGTGTGAATGATCATGGCTGTCCCGGAAAATGCTGATCTGAAGGTGGACTCTTCTGATCAAAATCTAGACAACAACACTGCTTCATTAGCAGCTACGATGATGCCGCCATCTCCTGATGATCAGAACCCTGAATCCAACTTTTCTGTTGAGACACCAAACTCAACAAAGGGAAGTGAAGGGGCTCTCAAGAGTGAGATAAGTCATATAGATGTTAAGTTTTCTAAACTAAATCCGATGGCTAAGGAGTATGTTCCACAGCCCCTTGCTCCAACAATCCCTGTGTTTGTGGAGAATAGCTTATGGTTTACCAACAGTTTCGCAATGCAAGCTTTCTCTGCTGAGGACAATGACCTTTTCGATACAAGggtatgtattatgtatatcaTTTTTTACATTATTCTCTGAGTTATGGTCTATATGTGCTGGATTTATTATGTTTCATGAAAATGTCTTGTCAATGTTTACATCTTGTgaattatataacatttttttgtttatcatttcTTAGATTGATGAGAAATGTAATATGAAAATCATGATCTGTGTTTGCAATGCTGGATCTAGAATTAATTTAGAGGaccataaatatttaattcaatgttaataaaaaaattctgatAATTTGGAGAACATGTGAcctatatataatagttttgtcCTTTTAATGCAGAGAATGAACTTTGGCCAATGGAAGCGAAGGATGAGCAAGAAAACAAGCCTGGCTCAGAAGGAAGAAGTAATCAGGAGAACTGTCCATGTCTTAGACATTGATCAACAGGTCTAAAATGAGAATTGTTATCTTCAAGAACCCAATTTCTCAGAAGGAAGTGTAATAAAACTAACAAAAGccctcttttgtctttttgtagGCTACTGAAGAGCAACTTGCTGGTCTCTTTCAATCATGTGGCCAGGTACTTGAGTAATGCGTCTTTTAGCCACTTTTTtttgatatcatcttcaaacCCAAGTCTCATACAGTTTCTTGTTCATTTTTGGGGTCTTAAGGTTGTTGATTGTCGTATATGCGGTGACAATAAATCTATTCTCCGTATTGCCTTCATTGAATTCACTGATGAAGGTACTTCTACTCTTAACTGTTTTATCACTTTAAAATGTTCTTCTTTTGTTTACTAATCAGTGAGGTAATGTCTCAGAGGGAGCTAGGTCTGCTGTAAGCCTATCAGGAACTCTGTTTGGTTCTTATCCTATAAAGGTTCGTCTTTCAAAAACAGCTATTGCACCTGTGGACCCGAGTCTTCTTCCAAAGGTTAGTTAAGTTATATAATCATATCTCAACCAGTCTTAGGTTTGAATCTTCCTCTTATTATTCCTGAGATTGCATAATCTTGCTTTCAGTCTCAGGATGAGCGTGAGAAATGTGCAAAGACTGTTTACTGTACTAATATCGACAAGAAGGTAATCTTGATTTTCATTTTCCTAATCACTTTCCTCAGATGGAACTGGAAAATGAACCTTTTCTATTCATCATaattagttttcatttttatattacatGCAGGTCACTCAGATGGAACTGGAAGATTTCTTTAAAACAGCATGTGGGGAGGTACATATTTGGTTATGGCTAGGCAGATTAGATTGTTTATACTTCGTACTATGTtgtgtttttggattttacgtcatatttattttcttgtagatTCAGCATGTGAGGCTTATTGGATACTGTCATCACCAAACCTTTATTGCTTTTGTTGAATTTAAGCGGGTGATTTTCTCTTGCCTTTTTTCTCCGTACATTAATTTTCATTATCACGTTAGTAACTGCATGAACTTGATTCAAAAGTTAAATCATTTTAtgatactaaaattttcaagttGAACTTAATTAATTTGACAGACGTGTTAGTCTTTTGAATGCTGTACGGACTAGATATATATTATCGTCATAAATGTGATATACACACTGCAATAATGTGCATGGTCCACTATATATGTTGAATTTTGGTTTGGCCTGATGAGGCAATTTTTAACCCTAATCAcctttatgtaaaaataataaagtggtaaatgattaattttgaatgtttcaggTGGAAAGTGCAGTTTCTGCTCTTAATTGCAGCGGTATTGTCTTGGGCGGTCTCCCTTTACGGTACGCGTTACAACAGTTTCActattctttttaattatactGTGGCCTCTTGATTTTTCTCGTGTTTAGTTTTTCATCAATCTATTATAACCATATGCGGTTAGCTCGTTTAGTTTTGGAAGCAGAATGTTGCATgctagttgtagatataaataGTTTGGTGgattttgtaacattttctcTTGTTAAGACGCCTCAGTTCTtaagttattttcttttgattcaaGTGTAAGAATGTTGGTGTTCTTTAAGGTTAGCAAGACATAATAAACTCATCACTGTGAGATTAATATTTTGCTTTTCTTCTATATGTGTGAAGGGTAAGCCAGTCAAAAACACCAGTG
Above is a window of Brassica oleracea var. oleracea cultivar TO1000 unplaced genomic scaffold, BOL UnpScaffold01326, whole genome shotgun sequence DNA encoding:
- the LOC106321227 gene encoding polyadenylate-binding protein-interacting protein 13-like; this translates as MIMAVPENADLKVDSSDQNLDNNTASLAATMMPPSPDDQNPESNFSVETPNSTKGSEGALKSEISHIDVKFSKLNPMAKEYVPQPLAPTIPVFVENSLWFTNSFAMQAFSAEDNDLFDTRRMNFGQWKRRMSKKTSLAQKEEVIRRTVHVLDIDQQATEEQLAGLFQSCGQVVDCRICGDNKSILRIAFIEFTDEEGARSAVSLSGTLFGSYPIKVRLSKTAIAPVDPSLLPKSQDEREKCAKTVYCTNIDKKVTQMELEDFFKTACGEIQHVRLIGYCHHQTFIAFVEFKRVESAVSALNCSGIVLGGLPLRVSQSKTPVRLDQPDLN